The proteins below are encoded in one region of Candidatus Delongbacteria bacterium:
- a CDS encoding U32 family peptidase C-terminal domain-containing protein codes for MLTAVDFGADAIYLSGQTFGMRAYAGNFTIDELYEASTFCKSKNVKTYLTLNIMAHNEDLKQLPEYLKEIEKSDIDAVIVADLGVMEIVKELLPHKDLHISTQFSATNYKTYDLLKRMGASRVVLPRELSFQEIKDIRNYTDLELEMFVHGAMCMSYSGRCMLSYHTSSRDANKGECNQPCRFPYQLNSKFLDNPINVEGDERGTYFFNSKDLALVKRLPELIEAGIDSFKIEGRMKALSYLSSVVNLYKNVRDSYIADKTGFTFLPEWEEELSKIANRGYTEFNFDGKVDASESQETRSSKAIATHDIAGTVKEIIDKTYMVVEVKSAFHPNDEMEILIPGKRTISYCPKFIKDVIGREIDRTKPNQIVVLPHVRSVVPGSILRVKKV; via the coding sequence TTTTGGAATGAGAGCATACGCTGGTAATTTTACTATCGACGAGCTATACGAAGCGTCTACTTTTTGTAAATCTAAAAACGTAAAAACCTATCTTACTTTAAATATAATGGCTCACAATGAGGATTTAAAACAGCTTCCTGAATATCTAAAAGAGATTGAAAAAAGTGATATTGATGCTGTGATTGTAGCTGATCTTGGTGTGATGGAAATAGTAAAAGAACTTCTCCCTCATAAAGATCTTCATATTTCTACTCAATTTTCTGCAACAAATTATAAAACTTATGATCTTCTGAAACGAATGGGGGCTAGTAGGGTTGTCTTACCTAGAGAATTAAGTTTTCAAGAGATCAAAGATATACGAAATTATACTGATTTAGAATTGGAGATGTTTGTTCATGGGGCTATGTGCATGTCCTATTCAGGAAGGTGTATGCTTAGCTATCACACATCATCAAGAGATGCCAATAAGGGTGAATGCAATCAGCCTTGCAGATTTCCATATCAATTAAACAGTAAATTTTTAGATAACCCAATAAATGTAGAAGGAGACGAAAGAGGAACCTATTTTTTTAATTCAAAAGATTTAGCTTTAGTGAAAAGATTACCCGAGTTAATTGAAGCTGGTATCGACTCTTTCAAAATTGAAGGTAGAATGAAAGCTCTAAGCTATCTTTCCAGTGTGGTTAATCTTTATAAAAACGTTCGTGATTCTTACATAGCAGATAAAACAGGCTTTACATTTCTACCAGAGTGGGAAGAAGAGTTGTCAAAGATTGCAAATAGAGGTTATACTGAGTTTAATTTTGATGGAAAGGTTGATGCTTCTGAAAGTCAAGAAACTAGATCGTCAAAAGCAATTGCAACTCACGATATCGCAGGTACTGTTAAAGAAATAATTGATAAAACATATATGGTAGTTGAAGTAAAATCAGCTTTTCATCCAAACGATGAAATGGAAATTTTAATTCCAGGAAAAAGAACTATTTCATACTGCCCTAAATTTATTAAAGATGTTATTGGTAGAGAAATAGACAGAACTAAACCTAATCAAATTGTAGTTCTTCCACATGTAAGATCAGTTGTGCCAGGATCAATACTGAGAGTCAAGAAAGTCTGA